The Triticum urartu cultivar G1812 chromosome 5, Tu2.1, whole genome shotgun sequence genome contains the following window.
gggggtccccgaggcggccacgaggtaggggggcgcgccccccaccctcgtggtggcctcgggactcttatggcccatctccggtactccgtgtgcttcttctggtccaaaaatgatctccgtgaaattttaggtcaattggactccgtttgattttccttttctgtactcaaaaacaaggaaaaaacagaaactgacactgggctctaggttaataggttagtcccaaaaatcatataaaatagcatataaatgcatataaaacatccaaggttgataatataatagcatggaacaaacaaaaattatagatatgttggagacgtatcaaacatcactatgttgatcatatctactatatgattcacgctcgacctttcggtctcagtgttccgacgccatatctatatatgctaggctcgtcaagtttaactcgagtattctgcgtgtgcaaaactgacttgcacccgttgtatgtgaacgtagagtttatcacacccgattatcatgtggtgtctcggcacgacgaactttaacaatggtgcatactcaaggagaacacttataccttgaaatttagtgagagatcatcttataatgctaccactgaactaagcaaaataggatgcataaaggataaatatcacatgcaatcaatataagtcctgacactaaggacatctgccgccatctccaaaacaccgttatgatcaccgtcgtcaccggcttgacaccttgatctccatcgaagcattgttgtcgtctcgccaactattgcttctacgactatagctatcgcttagtgataaagtaaagcaattacatggcgattgcatttcatacaataaagcgacaaccatatggctcctgccagttgccgataactgtgttacaaaacatgatcatttcatacaataaaatttagcatcatgtcttgaccatatcacatcacaacatgtcctgcaaaaacaagttagacgtcctctactttgttgttgcacgttttatgtggctgctacaggctgagtaagaaccgttcttacctacgcatcaaaaaccacaatgcggtatagtgattgctttttgatcttcagaaagaaccttgttcattgaatccgattcaactaaagttggagaaactaacacccaccagccacctgtgtgcgaagcacgttggtagaaccaatctcgcgtaagcgtacgtgtaatgtcggtctgggccgcttcatccaacaataccgttgaatcaagaatcaactagtgacgcaagcaatatgtatatacccacgcccacaactcctttgtgttctactcatgcatataacatctatgcatagacctggctcggatgccactgttgggcaacgtggtaatttcaaaaaaattcctacgtacacacaagatctatcatggtgatgcatagtaacgagaggggaagagtgctgtccacgtaccctcgtagaccgtaagcagaagggttatgacaacgcggttcatgtagtcatacatcttcacgatctgaccgatcctagtactgaaagtacggcacctccgtgatctgcacacgttcggcttggtGACGCCCCACGAACTCTCAATCCaactgagtgtcgagggagagcttcgtcagcatgacggcgtgatgacggtgatgatgaagctaccggcgcagggcttcgcctaagcactacaacgatatgaccgaggtggattatggtggaggggggcaccgcacacggctaagggatcaatgatcaacttgtgtgttctagggtgccccctgcccccgtatataaaggagcaagggggaaggcCGGTCGGCACTTGGGGCGCGCATgggaggggaggagtcctcctcctagtaggagtaggactctccctttcctagtccaactaggaggaggaagggggaaggaaggagaggagaagggagaaggaaagaggggcgcccccccccttcccttgtccaattcggactagagggggagggggcgcccgGCCTGCCCTGgtcggccctctctctctctccactaaggcccatgtggcccattagttccccgggagggagggggttccggtaaccctccggcactccgattttctccgaaatcacccggtacacttccggtatccgaatatagccgtccaatatatcaatattttatgtctcaaccatttcgagactcctcgtcatgtccatgataacatccgagactccgaactatcttcggtacatcaaaacacatagactcgtaataccgatcatcaccgaacgttgaGCGTggggaccctacgggttcgagaactatgtagacatgaccgagacacgtctccggtcaataaccaatagcggaacctggatgttcatattggctcccacatattctacgaagatctttatcggtcaaaccacataacgatatatgttgttccctttgtcatcggtatgttacttgcccaagattcgatcgtcggtatctcaatacctagttcaatctcgttaccggcaagtctctttactcgtttcgtaatgcatcatcccgtaagtaactcattagtcacattgcttgcaaggcttatagtgatgtgcattaccgagagggcccagagatacctctccgatactcggagtgacaaatcctaatatcgatctatgccaactcaacaaacaccatcagagacacctgtagagcatctttatagtcacccagttacgttgtgatgtttgatagcacactaagtgttcctccggtattcaggagttgcatgatctcatagtcataggaacatgtataatttatggagaaagcaacagcaacaaactaaacgatcatccatctaagctaacggatgggtcaagtcaatcacataattctctaatgatgtgatccgttaatcaaatgacaactcatgtctatggttaggaaacgtaaccattattaattcaacaagctagtctagtagaggcatactagtgacattctgtttgtctatgtattcacacatgtactaagtttccggttaatacaattctagcatgaataataaacatttatcatgatataagggaatataaataaaaactttattattgcctctatggcatatttcctcccgtctcccacttgaactagagtcaataatctagattacattgtaatgattataacacccatggagtcttggtgctgatcatgtttttctcgtgagagaggcttagtcaacgggtctgcaacattcagatccgtatgtatcttgcaaatctctatgtctccctccttgagttgatcgcggatggaattgaagcgtctcttgatgtgcttggttctcttgtgaaatctggattcctttgccaaggcaattgcaccagtgttgtcacaaaagattttcattggacccgatgcactaggtatgacacctagattggatatgaactccttcatccagactccttcatttgctgcttctgaagcagctatgtactccgcttcacacgtagatcccgccacgatgctctgcttggaactgcaccaactgacagctccaccatttaataaaaacacgtatccggttagtgacttagagtcatctggatcagtgtcaaagcttgcatcgacgtaaccgtttacgacgagctctttgtcacatccatatacgagaagcatatccttagtccttttcaggtatttcaggatgttcttgaccgttgtccagtgatccactcctggattactttggtatcttcctgctaaactaatagcaaggcacacatcaggtctggtacacagcattgcatacatgatagaacctatggctgaagcatagggaatgactgccattttctctctatcttctgcagtggtcgagcattgagtctgactcaacttcacaccttgtaacacaggcaagtaCCCTtactttgcctgatccattttgaaattcatcaaaactttatcaaggtatgtgctttgtgaaagtccaattaagcgtcttgatctatctctatagatcttcatgcccaatatataagcagcttcaccgaggtctttcattgaaaaaatcttagtcaagtatccttttatgctattcagaaatttagtgtcatttttgatcaacaatatgtcatctacatataatatcagaaacgctacagagctcccactcgctttcttgtaaatacaggcttctccaaaagtctgtataaaaccatatgctttgatcacactatcaaagcgtatattccaactccgagaggcttgcaccggtccataaatggatcgctggagcttgcacactttgttagcaccttttggatcgacaaaaccttccggttgcatcatatacaactcttctttaagatatccattaaggaatgcagttttaacatccatttgccaaatttcctaaacataaaatgtggcaattgctaacatgattcagacggacttaagcatcgctacgggtgagaaggtctcatcgtagtcaactccttgaacttgtcgaaaaccttttgcaacaagtcaagctttgtagacactaacattatcgtcagcgttggtcttcttcttgaagatccatttattctctatggcctgccgatcatcgggcaagtcaaccaaagtccatactttgttctcatacatggatcccatctcagatttcatggcctcaagccattttgcggaatctaggctcatcatcgcttcctcatagttcgtaggttcgtcatggtcaagtaacatgacctccagaacaggattaccataccactctggtgtggatattactctggttgacctacgagattcggtagtaacttgatcagaagtttcatgatcatcatcattagcttcctcacttattggtgtaggaatcactggaactgatttcagtgatgaactactttccaataagggagcgggtacaattacctcatcaagttctactttcctcccactcacttgtttcgagagaaactccttctctagaaaggatccattcttagcgacgaatatcttgccttcggatctgtgatagaaggtgtacccaatagtctcctttgggtatcctatgaagacacgtctccggtcaataaccaatagcggaacctggatgttcatattggctcccacttattctacgaagatctttatcggtcaaaccacataacgatatatgttgttccctttgtcatcggtatgttacttgcccaagattcgatcgtgggtatctcaatacctagttcaatctcattaccggcaagtctctttactcgtttcgtaatgcatcatcccgtaactaactcattagtcacattgcttgcaaggcttatagtgatgtgcattaccgagagggcccagagatacctctccgatactcggagtaacaaatcctaatctcgatctatgccaactcaacaaacaccatcggagacacctgtagagcatctttatagtcacccagttacgttctgacgtttgatagcacactaaatgttcctctggtattcgggagttgcatgatctcatagtcataggaacatatgtATAAGTTGTGGAGAatgcaatagcaacaaactaaacgatcatcgtacTAAGCGAACGGatggttcaagtcaatcacatcattctctaatgatgtgatccgttaatcaaatgacaactcatgtctatggttgggaaacataaccatcattgattcaacgagctagtctagtagaggcatactagtgacattctgtttgtctatgtattcacacaggtactaagtttccggttaatacaattctagcatgaataataaaaatttatcatgatataaggaaatataaataacaactttattattgcctctagggcatatttccttcagtgtgTGCAAATTTTCTTGACCATATGACATAGGTGAAGCTCGGGACAAAAAATCAATGCTCAAAAATCGAAATTTTGAACGTTTCTCAAAGATTCAATTTTTTCAGTCCGCATTTCATATCGCCATGACATTTTGCAGGCATATAGACAACTCGTTCAACTTTCATGCCAAAAAAATTAACTCCTTTTCATTTTGTCTGCTATTTTTAAATTGTTTACTGTTCATCCACAGGAGCAGATGAGCTCGAGCACTCAAAAACCGTCCTATGTGATATTGTTCCTATGTACCAACAAAATTGAATGGTTTTGTATGATCATCTTTTATATGTCTATTTGCATTGAGAGTTCCCTCACCAATTATGATTTGTAATAACCGCTGCTATGTTGTTACACATCGAAAATATCACAACCGGAAGGAAGCTTGTGCGACCGTGTGTTGTGTgtccactaaggggctggtctcGAGAGACCAAAGGATTTTCTGCAAATGTGAAACAGTGACGGGCCTCTTGCAACACCACAACTACCAGTCATGCGGTAGATGCAGATAAACGGTCATAAGTGAGTGATGTCAGAAGCACCATGATTATCAACTTTGGGTAAAAAAACCATGATTACCAACTAGCTAAGTCTTTTATATAGTAGAGATATGTGACTGAAATGTACTTATATATCCATAATATCAATTATGTTGCTGTTGATCTCAGTCGTTCATGTTATTTGAAATTGTTCAGTGGAACACAAATTAAATGAATGGAGAGAACGAAGTACATCAAGATGAATCCGACCAAAACCAAAAAAGGGAAGAAAAAAAATACCACCAATCAGACCGGAAATAAACACAAAAGGCACACCATTAATTGATGTCTCCTCAGAAAACGATGATGATCTCATCAGTTGAACCTGCTGCAGACCCTGCGGACCTCTCCCTGCGTGGCGGTAAGCACCTTGACCTCCCCCAGCTTGACGAGGGCCTGCGGGAAGAGCCAGTTGAAGTGGTCGGTGTTGGCGAGCCTGTCGACCATCCACCGCGTGGAGCTGTCGTTGTAGAGGTTCTGGTCGACCATGAGCACGCCACGGCGCTGCTGCAGCATCTTGTAGAAGCTGTTGTCCACCTTGGACGCGCTGGCCCGGTCGTCGAGGTACAGGATGGTGTTGTCGGACGACGCCGTGTCGGGGCACGGGTATCTCTTGTACGTGGCCGCGGTGTTGGGGTCCATGCTCGGGTCCGTTGCTCCGGCCCTGCCGCCGTAGCTGTACAGGCGGCTCCTCTTGATCATGCTGCAGTGCGTGACGCCGACGGTGTGCGCGCCCAGGAGAACGACCATGTCGTCCGAGGTGAGGCCGAGGTTGCGGAAGAAAGCGGCTGCCTTGGGGACCGTGTCATCCGGCCCGGGAAGGTTC
Protein-coding sequences here:
- the LOC125506000 gene encoding peroxidase 57-like, which produces MGHTRAAVLAVVLAVTVLGLATDGQAQLQSGFYTGKCRGSDVEAVVQGIVQARFASNSDIVAHLLRLLFHECGVNGCDGGLLIDGYSTEKTAKPNLSVKGYELITAIKTELEKRCPGVVSCSDIEVLATRDAVAASTGRRYAVRTGRRDSRRSVATDVNLPGPDDTVPKAAAFFRNLGLTSDDMVVLLGAHTVGVTHCSMIKRSRLYSYGGRAGATDPSMDPNTAATYKRYPCPDTASSDNTILYLDDRASASKVDNSFYKMLQQRRGVLMVDQNLYNDSSTRWMVDRLANTDHFNWLFPQALVKLGEVKVLTATQGEVRRVCSRFN